One window of the Sediminispirochaeta bajacaliforniensis DSM 16054 genome contains the following:
- a CDS encoding carboxypeptidase regulatory-like domain-containing protein yields MKHSFPLFRLALISLIALSGCSSTAKPVAESFPANLMGIIFDDYNNPVEGASVILEGREVPYNSDIDGRFLLPKLNARSYSLTITKKGFETKHIDFDFFDPKQVLYLKLSSLTFFKEEIESGIAAKDWEKAATFIDKAMLVDNSDPVLLYLVSIYQFYMKEYDACAKTLSDIQKEGYTSSAIRKLEKKLEEEKERTF; encoded by the coding sequence ATGAAACATAGCTTTCCTCTTTTTCGGCTGGCCCTCATATCCCTCATTGCACTATCAGGCTGTTCCAGTACGGCGAAACCCGTCGCAGAAAGTTTTCCTGCCAATTTGATGGGAATAATCTTCGACGATTACAATAATCCCGTAGAGGGAGCCTCCGTTATACTAGAAGGACGGGAAGTGCCTTACAATTCCGATATCGACGGAAGATTCCTCCTTCCCAAACTCAATGCGAGGTCATATTCACTTACCATAACAAAAAAAGGGTTTGAGACAAAACACATAGACTTTGATTTCTTCGATCCGAAGCAGGTTCTCTATCTCAAGCTTTCATCTCTTACCTTTTTCAAAGAGGAAATTGAATCTGGCATTGCAGCAAAGGACTGGGAAAAAGCGGCAACGTTTATCGATAAGGCAATGCTGGTTGATAATTCGGATCCTGTACTTCTTTACCTTGTTTCCATTTATCAGTTCTATATGAAAGAGTACGACGCATGCGCAAAAACACTTTCAGATATTCAGAAGGAGGGCTACACCTCATCGGCAATTCGAAAACTGGAGAAAAAACTTGAAGAGGAAAAAGAAAGGACATTCTGA